The genomic DNA ttagtagaaaagagaagacTATAAGGCAACCGGTTAACTTAATACGATAGAGTAAATAAGCAACAATACTAtcgctagtatatagtcTGCCGGCGTAGGCTCCTAATTATTAGCCTCCTTAGACTACTCGAAAAATATATAGCATAGCGGCGCCCTCGGAGTGTGCTATTTAGTAATAGGGCATGTTCTATATTGCTATCGGAACTAATGCCGTCGCAAGTGCGTAGCGCTCGCGCCCGAAGTAACAACTCGTGTCGCGTCGCGTCGCGTCGTTATGTCGCGTTCGAAAGTGCCTGCCTAATTAACGGATCAAGGCAGAAGGTGCTACCAGAGCTCGAAGTTCAACTAAGCGATCTCCACGCCCACAACCTGCATTGTGTTTTCGAAGACAACCACCTCTGCTGAGATCCTGCCACTCCCACTGCGCTTCCAAAGCAGCCCCGATATAGCCTCTTCAGAGCTTCCGGACGACGACTTAGTTCAATACAATCACTTCATGCAGTTGGCGAAGCGACTTGAAAGTCAGTTGCGTTGCAGGCTCGGTGAGCCCAGTGCTCAAACGACAAGATAGGAGCTTGCTGACCAGCTGCAACGCGCTGAGACATCGCCATCTCCTCAATCTCGCGCTTCGGGTCTCGCGGAGTCGCTCGACGATTAGTCTCGTTCTGCACAAGGCACTCATGACGACCGAGACACTCTCCGCATTCTTACTCGATCCAATTGTGTCCAGTCCGGCACTTGCGATCGCAAGAGCAGCACAGCCCTTGCGTCCTAGAGCCTTTTTAAGGTGCAAAGGACGACCACTGCTGCGCACGTCACAGAGAGAACACCAGGCTTGCTCGGTCTTGGAAACAGCTGCTCTCCTAATCAAGGCCAATTCACGCCCGTCAGCACCCGCTCTGCCGATCATGATACAATCTGTGTGTTCTTGCAGATAAATTAGAGGGCGGTGTGGCGAGCGAGGACATGTAGGTGAGAGAAGAGGCGTAGATACAGCCCGCGCGAAATTCAGGCTTGAAAACATCTGATTGCTGGGTCAGGCCTGCGCATCTAGAAGAGGCCCTGTTTTCTCATTGGAGTACTGTTGCATGTTTCATCACGGAGTGCGTAGACAGGCATTGTCAAAATTATGGTCATGCCTCGCATTGAAGCACCTTTGCCCGCGTGCTTGATCAAAGAAAGGGCTACCGGTTTGCACCCAGTGTACCTAGACTTTCTCTATATGTCCCACAGCTTTTGTTGGAGGAACAGGCCTGTTAGAGTATAGCTCAACTCTCAAGGGAGGCCTCCTTGACTTCATGGCAATCTCACCTCAGTCTTCGATCTCCATAGCCCTGTTCAAGACATAGAAGTAAGCCGCGAGTTCAGATTGCTACTCCGCGCTGGAGTCTGGGCTTTCAAGCGTCTTGCGAAGATcatccttctcttctttgACCGCCTTCGCCAAAATCTCGATCTCGCCTTGTAAACCCTCCATCTCggacttctgctctgctATAGTCTTCAGAGAGGCCTTCGTCTCCGCCCTGAGGCTTAGCACTGTCTGATTCAGGCCTTCTCTCTCCTGGCTGGTCTTCTCTGAGCTGGTGCAGGCCTTCTCCAAGCTGGAGCAGGCCTGTTCTCGCTCGGCCGTAAGTCGAGAAATGTCTGGTTTGAGCTTTTTCGCTCGGATCTGGTCGCTCTCGATGTCTTTGGTAAGCTCAACAGATTTGCGATCCAGCACAGTGACCTCTTTTTCGTGCTCTGCGACTACCTCCCAAGTTAGGCGCGTGCCTTCGCTCGTTCCTACCTAGGCAGTGGTAGTCAGAGTTGGTGCCTTAGGTTTAGTTGCTCTCGCGAAGCGCCTGATGCCATACCGTGCCGAGGAGTTACTTTGTACGTTCGGCAATACTGCTTTGCCGACGATATAGCACTACTACAACGTTAATCGAACAAAGTCGAGATGCTCGGTTCTAGGTATTTTAACGAAGAATCTGGATAtgtatattttatatatacgCAGGCAAAAGTGTAGGCTAGAAAACTTGCCTAGTACTCGTTTACGGGTGCACTCGGTAAACAACGGAGATACTTACGATAGCGACATTTTCGAGGATAACGAATAACGTTACGACATATGCGACAAACTCGAGATGCTTGGTTCTAGAGAATATAACGGCGATTCCGAATATCTAGAAATCGTGTTCGTAGGTGCGGAGTTACAGGCTAGAAAACCTGCAAACTGCGTTCTAGTCGGCTTGTCGTAGTGTACGATCCGGCTGTTTAGCGCGGTTTGGCATCAGACCCGCTCCGCGGAAAGTAGTCACTTCCACGACAAGAACACCTCTAAACACGGCAGCTACGTTGGTCTGACTTGGGAGGTAGCTCTGCGATAGTGGGCGCTGTGCTTTGCTTCAATTCGGCACGCTAGTGCTGAATGTCTTGCTTCGCGTCCTGCATTATTATTGCTCTGGCCACCTATTCAAGAACAGGCTTCAGTCTCATGGGAGTCGTTCAAGCTCGAAAGTTTGAAGAGCGGCGTACAAGTTGGTGCATTCGAGTTCTCGTCTTGCTGAAAGGCGGACACAGGCGCCCTCTGCATTAGCGCCAATCTTTGCGCTACATTGTTTGCCGCCATCTAGTTCAATTCTTTCTACGAAAGCCAGAGCCACGACACGTCCAGCTTCAGCGACGAGGCTGATTCTTACTCCCGGTCTCCGTCGCAGTGCCCAAAACGCCCAGCAAGGAGCGCGCGCGCCCGCCGCACGTTCTGTtccaaggagaagaggaacaaGCTCCGTctgttgatgatgcagaTGCTGATGACAAGAAAGAGCTTCCATCCGAAGAAGGCCCCTCGCCGAAGGCGCAAATGCTGCAGATCAAGCTGATCAAGCCGTCTGCACCATCAGCTCCGGCTGTTCTGTGAAGCAGGCCCGTCCAGATGGTAGATTCGCATTGAGGCTCACCAAAAGAATGTTACCATTTGCAAAAACTCGCAAAACTAAGCCGAAAGGAAGTGTCCAATCTTGAACGAGCGCAATCGTGGCAGTTCACCGGGgctgagaagaagcggaagaggcTTGTTCTTCAGATCGAGCATAGCGGCGAGGATGTACATGGAGTTGCTTCCGGTGGCAGTGTCTACGAGCAAGGTCACGATCAAGAATGGATATCTCGCTCCTCGCATGGTGATAATGACATGCCGTATCCGTCGAGAGAGCCGCCTCAGCCGCCTCGATCTCGGACAATTGCAGCCAACATGCGTGAGAGCATTCCACACACTGAACGCGCTTCATCGTTTGAAGGAAGAACTCGCCTCTGTTGGTGGGCGGTCAACAAAGGCACTCGATAGACAAACCTTTTCCCTTGTACGCAACACGTCTACGGAGGAACGGCATAGACACAACTTGCCTGATGGAGCCGACGAACAGGCATACTCTGCTTCCTCGCGCAAGAGGATTGCAGAGGCGAGGCATGGGCAGATCCTGCGCGATAAGGCCGTTGAAAACGAGCCGAGTGAAGCACGCGTGGGCCAACCAGGTTACACCCGCAGAGGATGGTCACCGCCGGCTGCTCAGcatttctcctcttctctatCGGTCAAATCGTTCTCTTCTCTGTCTTCGCCCGCAAACGCTCTGCAACCACACATCGACGATCTCTGCTCGACACTATTACAACCGGGCCGACCAATGTCGATCAGGTTCGAGCTGCAATGGCAGAGCTCGGCCAGCATGTCGTTCGCAACGATGTGAAGCTTTTGCCCACGGTTGACGATACCAAGCAGAACCTTCTACAATCGAACGGTATATTTCTAACCATTTAACCCTCGCCATGCTGCTAACAACTACTAAGCCTACATGTTGCTAGTTTCGGGCCATCTAGAGATTGCCATGACGGCCATCCATGGCAGCTGGACAAAGTCTAGCGGAACCCCTCAGTCCGTAAAGTTCTCCGTAAACTACGCCATCGTGATAAAGAACTTCGACGCCCCTTCATCTATCTCAACGAGGTGCGTGACAACGAAGGCAACGCTCTTCCCGCGAACGAGTTTTCTCGAGCCATCGAGACGGCGGAGAAGT from Cercospora beticola chromosome 3, complete sequence includes the following:
- a CDS encoding uncharacterized protein (antiSMASH:Cluster_12), which produces MSLSIAERTSEGTRLTWEVVAEHEKEVTVLDRKSVELTKDIESDQIRAKKLKPDISRLTAEREQACSSLEKACTSSEKTSQEREGLNQTVLSLRAETKASLKTIAEQKSEMEGLQGEIEILAKAVKEEKDDLRKTLESPDSSAE
- a CDS encoding uncharacterized protein (antiSMASH:Cluster_12) — protein: MRGARYPFLIVTLLVDTATGSNSMYILAAMLDLKNKPLPLLLSPGELPRLRSFKIGHFLSA
- a CDS encoding uncharacterized protein (antiSMASH:Cluster_12); the protein is MAELGQHVVRNDVKLLPTVDDTKQNLLQSNVRKVLRKLRHRDKELRRPFIYLNEVRDNEGNALPANEFSRAIETAEKYLFSNDRQMVGSIDS